The bacterium region CCCCGGCCGGGTTTCCTCCGCCCCTTCTTTCCCCCGTCGCCGGGGTTCGCCAGGACCTCCGCGGCGTTGCGCACCAGGTTCTCTATCACCCAGCCGAAGAGGACGGCGGACAGGGGCACGAGCCCCACGTCCTCCGACTCGTCCACCAGCTTGACGTTGGCCAGGGAGATGCGCTTGCGGCAGTATTCCACCGCCTCGCGGACCACTGCGCGGAGGTCCGTTTTCTCCAGCTCGGGCGTACGGCCCACCTCGGCGAAGCGGTGGACTATCTGCTCCAGCCGCTTCACGTCCCGGGTCATCTCCGGCTGGACCTTCCCGACCGCGGCGGGGTCCTCCCTCAGAAGCTCCAGCCAACCCAGAAGGCTCGAGACGGGGGTGCCGAGCTGGTGGGCCGTCTCCTTGGCCAGCCCCACCCAGATGGCCTGCTGCTCCGACAGGCGGAAGCGGTGGTTGGCGAAGAGCCCCAGCCCGCCGAAAATTAAAATGAACGCGATGCCCACCACGGGCAGCCAGGAGAGGGTGGTGATTATCTCCGGCGAGGAGTAGTGCAGCGTGGCGACCAGGCGCTCCTCCACCGTTCCGGTGGGCTTTTGCACCCGGCGCTCGACCAGGGGGATGGGGTCGTTGTCCTCGTCCATCTCCGCGGCCAGGCGCAGGATTTCCAGACGAGAGGCCGCGTCCACCGGATGCAGGTCGCCGGGCAGGTTGCGGCACTCCATCTGCTTCCCGTCCGCCGAGACGACGATGGCGGGGAATTTCAGCATGCGCCGCAGGGAGTCGGTTATATCCTTCAACAGGTCCAGCGACACGTCCCCCCGCGTGACGGCGGTGATGATGGTCGAGGAGACGTCGGCGTAGGCGATGGATATGGAGCGGTACTCGTTCTCCAGCCGGTTGATGAGGGCGTTGGAGTAGGTGAAAAGACCCACCCCCACGAGGAGGAAGAGGATCAGAAAGTAGAGGGTGATGCGCCGCAGAATCATGGACCGCCGTTGGTTCAGGGCGTCGCGTATGCGCGCAGGAGGGCGTGCTCACGCTCCGCCGTCGCCGCCAGGGAGCCGAGCACCTCCAGGTACGCCTCGGGGGACGTGTCGGAGGTGCGCAGGTCCGCCGCCAGGTGCAGCCGGGTCCCGGTGGGGTCCAGGGCGAACTTGACGAGCGGCAGGTCGAAATTTCTTTCCAGCGCCCAGCGCTGCATCCCGGCCGGGATGCCCTCCCCCTCCACCCGGATGGGCAGAGAGAGGAAGAGGTGCTCCGGCGTGCGGTACACCGTGATCCGCCAGTCGCTCTCGGCGCCGGCGAAGTCCACGTACCAGCGGTCGGGGTTTTCGGGATCGAGTGAGTAAATGAGGCCCGCCCCCGCCGTGGCCGCGGTGTACTCGACGCTCTCGGCGGCCGGTGAAACGACCGCCGTCAGTAGCGCGAGAATAATCGTCGCCCGTTTCACGGCCAGAGGGCCAGCCCGGTTAGCTCCCCCTCGACGTCGAGGATGAGCACCGGGGGCGGCGCGCCCACGGGGGTTTCCGCCCGCCGGTACACGCCCGGGCGGCCGCCGATCTCGCCGTAAAAATAAATCGTCTGGTTGTCCGCGTCCACCACGGGGTGGCGCTCGTTCCCGGCGTCGTCGGTCAGCCGGACCGGCTCCCCCGACTCCAGGTCCACGACGTAGAGGTCGTAGTCCCCGCCGCGGTCGCTGGCGAATACCAGGGCGCGCGAGTCGGCGGAGAAGGCCGGGTCCACGTCGTCGTAGGGGCCCTCCACCAGGCGGCGGAAGCGGTTCGAGCGCAGGTTCAAAAAGTGGATATCACCCGCGTAGACCAGGGCCGCGAGCCCGCCCGTCCGGTCGAGGACCAGCCCGTCCGGCTCACTCTCGAGGTCCGGGGAGAGGGTGTTGAGCGTGGTCGGGTCGCCCGGTGAGTCCAGGTGCCGCAGGGCCGGTCCGGTGTCGTCGGAGGCCACGAAGACCACCGACTCGTCCAGGATGCCGCGTGTCGGGAAGCGGTCCGGGGTGAAGTTTTTGGTGAGCTGCTCCGTGTCGCCGCCCTCGGCGGGGACGCGGTAGATTTCCCAGTCCCCGTCCGCGTCGCAGGCGTAGAGGACCCAGCGGCCGTCGGCGGAGAAGGCCGGGGCGCCCTTGAGGCCCCGGGTGAAGGTGAGCTGGCGCTCCTCGCCGGATTCGAGGTCGTAGAGGTAGACCTCGTCGGCGCCGCCCTTGGCGGCGGTGTAGGCCAGCAGGGGCGTTCCCCCCCGGGAGGCGCATCCGGCCGTGAGGACGAGGGTCGCCAGAATAAAGGCTGCCGCGGTTTTTCGCATCTTCATCGCACGCTCCGGGTTGAAGGTCCGTGCCCCGTCCGGGGCGAGTATTTAGCCAGGTGCGTCAAACCTTGGACACACGAAGATTTCCAGGGCTCTAGTGGGATCCGCTCCACGCGGCTTACCTCAGCGTAGAGGTTTCCGTTTGGAGGATTTCGTAGGTTTCGGTGTCTACAAAGGTGCTAAAAACGTAGCCATCTTCGTCCCAGCACTCAACGCTAAAGATTAAGGCTTCCGGAAAATCCGCGTGTGGAAAATGGGCATATAAAGAGAAGCAATAGGTGCCCTCTTCGTAGTTGTCATCAAGATACTGCAGGACTGGCGCCATCAAGCGCCGAATGCGCTCGTTATCATAAATAATCTCTGGACCTGGCTTATAAAAGTGGTCCACCGGCTTAACGTTTTCGTTGTAATACACATCCCAGCATTTACTTTCGTTTCCGTCAGCGTCGGTAAATACGAGAGTCCAATAGCATCCCATCATTAAAAGGCCGTCCCTATCCACGATTCCATTAAAATGAGACAAATGCGCGCCGGGATTCCAGATGTAATCTTTGACAACGTTCGTTGCCCAATCAAAGGAACCCTTCGTTGGAGTTCCGCCATCCGCGCTTGCGCTCGTAACGCACGCCAGTATGAGGACGGCCGGGACGCCGAGCAGTATCCGTTTCATCTAGCCCTACCTCCTCATTTCGATTTTATGGGCCGTTTTTCTAATCAAGCGCCTAAACTATTTTAAGGTGTTATTCCCCCCGCGGGCCTACCTGAACGGCGCGCCGTCGGTCGGCCCCTACACTCCGGTCCGCCCCGCCGGGGCGGGGAATGGTCGCATTCGGGAACAAATTAGTCGGGCGTCTACGGTCCGCACCCGCCGGGGCGGGGAATCGAGTTTTGAGCTCACCCGATGTTTCCGGCCCCCACCCTTCGGCCTCCACCCACGGGGAGAGAGGGGCGTAGCCGGCAACTGAATTTCGAACGGCTCCC contains the following coding sequences:
- a CDS encoding HAMP domain-containing sensor histidine kinase, with protein sequence MILRRITLYFLILFLLVGVGLFTYSNALINRLENEYRSISIAYADVSSTIITAVTRGDVSLDLLKDITDSLRRMLKFPAIVVSADGKQMECRNLPGDLHPVDAASRLEILRLAAEMDEDNDPIPLVERRVQKPTGTVEERLVATLHYSSPEIITTLSWLPVVGIAFILIFGGLGLFANHRFRLSEQQAIWVGLAKETAHQLGTPVSSLLGWLELLREDPAAVGKVQPEMTRDVKRLEQIVHRFAEVGRTPELEKTDLRAVVREAVEYCRKRISLANVKLVDESEDVGLVPLSAVLFGWVIENLVRNAAEVLANPGDGGKKGRRKPGRGLITVRLRRVPRGVELEVSDTGAGMNWWMRRRVFDAGHSTKARGWGLGLTLVRRIIVEYHHGRIRLKSSPGEGTRFTITLPV